CTTACATTTACTCCTCATTCTTATCATCCACACCATCCACTAACCTTCACATTACCCTATCATCTACATCTCAATACTTACTGCGCCCAATTAGTATCCCGAGTCTCAAATCTTGTCTCTCATCTCAGTTCCAGTATCTGATTTCGCATTTATTACATCACCATTAATCTGCAATGACCCAGTTGTTTGCTTCGTCTGCCTCCAAAAACAGCACCAACAGCAACTCAACCACGCCGTCAGTACCAGTTAGACTCTTGACCCTCAACTGCTGGGGCCTCAAGTATATTTCCAAGTTCCGTCGCCAGCGCCTCAGAGCTATAGCCAATAAGCTCGCTTATCCTGCCACTAAGGATGACGAATACGACATTGTAGCACTCCAGGAAGTCTGGTGCGAAGACGACTGGAAATATCTCGATGGGACTTGCAAGAAAGTGTACCCATATCGCCGAGTATTCAAGTCCGGGATTGTTACCGGCCCTGGCTTGGTGCTCTTGTCTAAGATTCCTATAGACGAGTCGTTCTTGTATAGATTCCCGATTAACGGCCGAGCCCTGGCGTTTTTCAGGGGAGACTGGCTCGTAGGCAAAAGTATAGCCATCACTCTTCTCAAACCGCACCAACCGGGAGCAATGCCGATAGCCCTTTTGAACTCACACATGCATGCTCCCTATGCTCAGTCTGGCGAAAACAGCTACTCTACCCACAGAGCCTGTCAAGCGTGGGACTTCGCTAAGCTTGTAAAGATGTTGCGAAGATCTGGTTATGCTGTAATCCAAGTCGGTGACCTCAACTCCAAACCCGGTTCGTTGCCGTACAAGTTGTTCACCGTAGAAGGCGGTTTGTCTGACTCGTGGGATCTTTGCTACGATAAAGAGTCGCAACTTACCATCGAGGACCTCGCAGCAATGCAGCCCCTAGAACAGATTCACAAGGCTGGAACTACCGTAAACAACCAGCTTAACACCTGGAGAGCCCATAGTGACATCAGAGACGCCTGTAGGCTCGACTACGCTCTCATCGATGCTCATAACATCAAGCCAATATCGGCTGCTGTAAAGTTTACGGAAAAACTCCCTCCTCCGTATAACTGTTCGTTTTCTGACCACTTCGGGTATACGGCTGAGCTACAGATTAGAAGCGACGGCGAAGAGTTGGACTCAGTCCGTACGATTACCAGTGTTGACAGGCTTGAGTTGTACGAAGAGCTACTTGACGAAATTTCTGAATACAGAAAACACAATGTCAGCTGGCAAGCTACGTGGAGAAAGTATcatttctttctctctATCTTAGTTGTAGTGTTGCTCCATATAGGAATTACTTTTGTCTCGCAAGAACAAGCCTGGTTATCGGTAGTGTTTATGATGTTGAACTCCATCATAGGCATCACCGGCGTA
This window of the Scheffersomyces stipitis CBS 6054 chromosome 6, complete sequence genome carries:
- the ISC1 gene encoding phospholipase C type enzyme (hydrolyzes inositolphosphosphingolipids (IPC, MIPC, M(IP)2C) as well as sphingomyelin), which gives rise to MTQLFASSASKNSTNSNSTTPSVPVRLLTLNCWGLKYISKFRRQRLRAIANKLAYPATKDDEYDIVALQEVWCEDDWKYLDGTCKKVYPYRRVFKSGIVTGPGLVLLSKIPIDESFLYRFPINGRASAFFRGDWLVGKSIAITLLKPHQPGAMPIALLNSHMHAPYAQSGENSYSTHRACQAWDFAKLVKMLRRSGYAVIQVGDLNSKPGSLPYKLFTVEGGLSDSWDLCYDKESQLTIEDLAAMQPLEQIHKAGTTVNNQLNTWRAHSDIRDACRLDYALIDAHNIKPISAAVKFTEKLPPPYNCSFSDHFGYTAELQIRSDGEELDSVRTITSVDRLELYEELLDEISEYRKHNVSWQATWRKYHFFLSILVVVLLHIGITFVSQEQAWLSVVFMMLNSIIGITGVVNGLIWYCGIRSESRALQEVQLEVEDAYVSMKLD